Part of the Pieris brassicae chromosome 11, ilPieBrab1.1, whole genome shotgun sequence genome, CTACATCTGCTGGTATACTAGAAAGTTCTTCTGCTCTATTTTTACTCCGCCGGCGTATTCTAGGTCGCTGCACCTGAATACTCTTGTTTTCAAAATGCTGTGGCCTGTATTCCGGATAATGGTGCATCATAGGGTTGTAGTGCATGGGCAAGGTTGGTAAGGACATCGGTTCATTCGACCCGTACATTAAGCGATGGGAATCGCATCCTGGAACAATTGGTGATTGACACATAGACCAATTTAAATTCGTTCGTTGATTATCATATCCATCTGGAGCGGGTTCCTGAATATGATGCATTGTTTTATCCAGCCATTTCGATAAATAGGAACTTTTACTTCCTTTGGATTTTTTTCGCTTTCCCAGAGGACCGTTGCTCGGCGATGCATTGCCGTTCACTTGTTTAGGAGTAGAAGCCATTGAAGCGATGAACGAATAATATACACTTTACTAGCGACCGTGTTTTAAACAATGTTAAGCTCTACttcattttacaaatatgtttataaataaatacagctgaacttaatttgaattaattaagtcTCGTTTTTTCGACAGCAGTAGCTCGTTCGCACTTCGCGTTATTTTGCTATCGGTTCACCATTGACAGATGACGGATACCGTTTGCTGTGGGGATAGTCCGATAACGTCACATGGGTCAATCGTCATATATCAACGAAAAGTGAtcattaatacataaaaatttaaatacagagACCGAAGAAGTAAAAACTACCTATATATTTTCACAGGtcaactattaaaatataaaggcactgtaaaaaatgtttttttttgtaaatggcGTCCTCTATTTACTTCTATGTAGTTTGTGAAATAATAATGAGATGGCGCTGTAAGCGTTTAGCTGTCTTAGCtgattaatatgtatatgtaagccatataaagtattatttatatattatactattgtATATATCTCATATTTAAATTCCTACCATATTAATTTGCATAAGGTACTTTAGAAATTCTGTcagtagaattaatttatgtttatttatcaataataacaGATCACATTTGAACAAaagtatgtaatttatttttaataaaaaggttaATTTTTCTACCAGGATATTCAAGTAAAACAGAAACAGTTATATGACagaaatttaatatcaaaatatataaaataatgattttatgcACATTCaacatttgatttatttttactaaattacattaactattaaataGGGCGTAGATATCACCATAAATGCTATGGCACAGTATgtgaaaatgaatttaaaaaacatataattaaattattctgaAATAGACTATAGATTTCAAATAGCAAAAGaaggttataataaaataattgaaacataCACAACTACATCTACGTAAATCtacttaacaaataaaaactcaatacagagatttatttaaaatgatgaaTTGCatttggaaattattttatattgtacttATGGAAGTGGATATAAACTCAAATAGagaattaattgatttaatgaTTACTAAAATTACGTGAAATGAAAAGATATTCGAGAGAAACAATTGGTACTTCTGTACACGAAACCCCAAATAAAACGattgaaatatgttatttGTCAATATGTTAGTTACCGTTGAGGTTTAAAGGCTCCGAAAGTCAGCTTAGGTTTAACGAAACGTATTGGTGTTCTCACCCTCACAAGTTGTCAATTGTCAGTGTTGGTATTCCGATTAAATTATCcgctttttattaaaaaaaatgtttacatgaGTTTAGTATATCTGTCACCTGACAATTTACAATAAGTATTCATAGATAATCTTAGTTACAGTTCTGGTGAATAATAGAcgtcgtttttttaaatagatactACGTTCCGTAATACGTAAGCTGTATAGAAATTGGCATAGGAGGCATAAAcgattaagaaaaataaatcttttactagaaataatttaaccgCCGTTTGTGACCATGCCACTTCTTACTTTTAACTGAGTATATTTGATcttacttaataacaacataATTGGTGATATATTCTTATTGATAAGCCTTAttaaacgaaaatatataaccaataattaatatacagcATTTCACCATTCGCCCACTATAGTTTAAATTATCACAAGTGTTACCCCCAAGACCATAGACACTACGAGTACATTATGATTTTCATGCAgctaaataatgtaattggaTCGTTATAACTATATTACTAAGCTGTCTTTTTTTATCACAGCGACAATAgaatttgatagaaagagacgaaagagtagGTACTTTAGATAATTGGTATTAcgctgatttagtttttaaaatcggGCAATAAATTATCAGCCCTTTAGCTGGAAACAATTACTGAAGGAGATAAAAAACACGAGCGATTCCAACGATTGGAATGATATGTGCCATCgggtttttaagttttataatttttttagtacatttctatattttaccAGATTCATAATTCTACGGTCTTGCCGGTGTACCTTGCTTATATTATGTAGTATTCTACTATGTACTTatccttaattattttacaaccaAAAAAGCTTCCACATTCTTgaagaaatttatatatatttttaatgtatagaaTTTATCTTTGTGCTAAGATATTGTAGGTGGAACCCTTTTTGGTTTTCGGAAGCATATAACGACCATCCCTCAATCGAGTGACTTCTATTTACGGGAGACACGATGAGATAACCACTAAAACAATGTATGTAGGtctcaaaacatttatttaaaatgccaTACATAACTTCATGGACACAACATTGCTTGATATAAATCTGACAGTTCGAATGGCCATCTCGACATAGCATTAGTGTTCATCTAGCACCACAATGGAATGTTTGTGTGAAGTGAAAATGCATTCCACACAAAACAAATAGAAATCACTCGCCACTAAGGTCTTATACTAATTTTACATCATCAAAAGCTATCAGAAGATCGCTTGTGTTCTGAATGACGCCTGTGTCGGGCCAAAAGTCATTCGATGCGAGGGATACGTTTGGATCAAGAAGCATTTCGTTTTGCATGGGGAATCCAGGGCTGACttgcattttatttgataGGTATGGGTCGTAGCCTTGTAGTGCACCAGTCGGCGATACCAGTCTAGCGGGACTGTAGGTGTAGCTACTAGCAGGAGATAACGACTGAGGCGTGGACTGAACTTTCATAGGACTGCCAACGGGACTGTAATTCGGACTGCAGGGCAAAGAGTACTGGCCTACATTAAGACTCAATGGAGACATTGGGGCACTACTAGCGCGTATAATTGGGGCATGTTCGCACTGTTTATTCGcttgtattatgtttataacgGGAATCGGGATATTTCTGTTCGGGATGGGTAATTGTGGATTTAGGACAAGACGATAATTTGTTGAAATATTCTCTTGCCTCGCCCGTTCCATAtcctgtaacataaaataatttattagtcaACGATATTGGTTTTTCTAAACGTATATTGCGTAAAACGGCGCACAAGGGATTTTGAGGATATAAATGAGGAAAAAGTATTAGCTTCGTTTAGACGATACACGAAAATACGTAACATATATCGTTATTTTGTTATGAATGCTTCAATCGCGTTAAACAATATTGACTggtttttgaattaataaacagTACATATAGTTTTCTtcttaatacatacatataaccATTAATAGGATGAAGAAGGATGTTACTCTAACTGATACGGTGTACTAACATTTCTCATACAAAACTTTTACTATTGGAATACAATGTATGTGTCGTCAAAGTTCAATAGGGTTCAAGAGACGCGAGCTTTCGTgtccatttattattattgcggtCTCGTACCAATTTGTGCCCATCCTATCGGCCCCATGATACGTAGACCCAAACCCTCCCCATTGTCAATCCACATCCTCTAAATCACACGACATTTTTCTTATCATGTGATTAGTTTCTTccgttttatttacaacaatgGTGTATTGTGGAACGATTTAATCAgtctgtttaataaatatgagcGTGAATTGAGAATGTCATGAATATTATTAGTCttactttaaaatagttatttgttATATGTGCAAGTTTTTTGTACAAATCCCGGGAGATTCTTAATCCACTTTATCCTCTACTTTTTTTCCAACCACAATCTTTGGACGTTTATTTAAACCATTATTATGATGCTAACGTAAACAAGAGATGactttaaactaattataaaatgtaaatcagTTTGAACATTTTTACTAAGGATTCTGTCAAACTGTATTTAGGCGGTAAAAAGATTCATTCAACTCGAAAACTACTGGACCGACTTCAAACAGTAACTCATCATTAGAATGTCATATGTTTCGGTTACGCATcacttatttttcttgttcctATCACGTTTCATTCGAAgcatattacaattaatgaatttattttataatattagtagtaaaaaggtaaaatgaaataattgtattatttgtatttcatgtctatgataataaatactttttgttaaactatatctaatttaactttatttaacgaatttctgtaaagttgcattaagtagattatttttcgaaaaataatgtcataaagaagtttcacttcttacgtgtgtacactagtacacgcacacattatttttatttcattatataatcTGGTATGATTTTCCTGGCGATTATCAAAATCTTATAAACTTTAAAGcgttagttattaattaaatttagattcTTCAGTACGTTTATCTCATTTCGGTTATCGTATCATCTTTCCAGGAAATTCAATTGGGATCGATTTTTcatatacttaattaaattgttagtaATGAGCTATCCGCTTTTAATTGAGAaacaataatatcaataagTTTCCTCAGGATGCCTCCACTATACAAAGAATCCTGAGGTTATAAGTGTTAATAGTCACAACCAAGAGTacaatcatttattgaaatgtaacatttattagaTATTGAATCGCTAACGTTTGAACTAccaattaatgttaataaatctatattgtTACTTTATTGCGTCGCCTTAAGATAGCTATACGTGAACGATTagatttgataataaattgtagAAGTTTTGTTGCgtgatattatttgtatttgtatttttataaaacaaaggaTTGACACTCATATTGACAGAAGGCGCAAGTgcgaaattttaaaagtttttctaTCTGTGGCCATAGGTCAGTATATGATAAGTCATACTGAGAAACAATTTACTTATCATTGTCTGATCTATGACCACAGATACCTTCGAGTTAATTTATTCGTGCAATACGTtaacaatgtatatatatatattatttattaaaataaatacaaatgtatgTGACGGtaacaaattgtaattatataaaaaggacacctaatatttctaaatagcCTAAGTATTTGTcaacttttaatataacgtTTAGTCGCTTGATATCTGGAATGCAACAATATCCTTTGACTTTTAAACGACAAACAAAAATACGGCACTTGCCAACCAGTTGCCACAGctaaaattagtttattaaaatccgAGTGCGAATTTAcgattgtttatttaaaaatactttggatcaaatactttatatacaGCACTAAAGTGCTAATATTTCCATGGCCTCATAACCCACATACCCGTAATTATGACAACAAAATATCAAGGATATTGTCCCAAATCCCACATTAATAATGGCATCAGTTTTAATCTccatttgtaataaaaaaatgtctgaTTCTTCAATTTTGGTGGTCCAGCGAAATACGAAATGACACTGAGGGTCGAAACGATCAGTATGGACCTATAACTTTAGGCGTGTATAACCCAGATCATAACTAAGAAGTTATAAGAgatgatattatattactggttttttttatattattttactatctcactcatctgatgttaactgagACCCTACCCATTGACACTCAGAAGGCTTGCCCCCCTTAAACTTaacaaagtatattatatataataaaatgtccaTATACACTGTCACCGTCGCAAATCTAATCTAATTTcatatatctttaaatatagttCACTGAGTATTTCGATTATTCTATACATTTCTGAATTAttcatgtaataaatttacctAAACAACTCtccacaaaaaaataatgtgttcTATTTTCACGCATTTTTACGCTGATAGAGGATAAGGTTTTCATACGAAACCTTAGCTAGTTCAGAGTAAACTATGACTCCGGAATGTAATAcaatgtttttgacatacggatcgttccacaactgagcgttttttaaggcagtttttccGCAcgccaccactatgtggaaccagctgcctactaaagtatttccgaaccaattcgacttagggtctttcaagatAAGAGCGCACCAATTtgaaatgccggcaacgcacttgcaagccttctgtCAATGTGAGTATCCATAGGCTgtagtatcacttaacatcattaGAGCCTGCCCGTTATATaaaagagagagagaaaaaaaatggGGCGCTACAACCCTCTCTATTAATCagttttcttaataggcaaaTAAGTAATCACAATTTTTGGGTAAACCACGCCAGTTTTCATTCCCTACGTTGGTcctgatattttaattatgtcattATCTATCAAGttgagttaaaatattttatttaataatacaatttattacaattgtgCAAAAAAAGTGGTCAATGAATGGatggtaattattattattaattaaagccATTTTATAATCAATGGCTGTTTCTTTCAGTGTTAATGTCAAGTCGAAGCAGTATTCAAACACAATGGCATGACGCAAATGCGCCGACCAAGAGTTCTATcacgaaatattattaaaaaagagaGATGTCTTCATTACGTTGCAGAATAAAATGGCTGCCCGACTGAATATGGCCACCGGCTAgcatcttttaaaactctccTACATAACCCATATCCTAACAATTGATGAATCCGTGAAGATTTTGTAGTTTTCGTCAGAttagctattttttttaattaaattttgcacttcttgtacaTTACCCaacatatttcttatttcCTTACTAGGATTGAAGAGAAttgcttgttagcgataaggccgtccGTTGAATCCcttataagtttttatgaattttgttatttgtttttctataaatgtaacgaGGTGTTAATCGATAAGTAAGTTATATAGTTTAGTTCATACTTGTAGGTTTGGGTCTATGAGTCGTTACCGTATACCCAAATATTTctgtcataataaaaaagttgatTTCCGTTACGCTGAGATGTTGGTAGGCATTTTTGACAATGAAAATGTAACGTAATGGCGGGTTAAAAGCTTCATATATGGAAGTAGTATAtggttatatatataggtgTAGCAATAAAAGTCTGTGGTCTATGCCTATACCCGtaccttatatatttaacgtaAGATCTAAGCAACCGTAACGAATGCAGATACTCAAATCAATGAAAACATTCATAACttgataacaataatatcGACATAGATAATAACACATTTGGTTCAAGAAAGGTCTAAAGCTAATACTCTAATCGGGTTTTACGAGTAAATTTGTAAGCAAACTTGACAGCTCCAGGCTTCGACCGCAACCTAAATAACAAGTTAATGACTAGGCTTCGTCAATCGCCTTCATAATTATTGACccaaatggatttttttacaGAGAAGCCCTGGTGTCATATCTCGTGTTGTGGTGAAACCTGAGCTTTAGGAATTAGGGACAGGGAAAATAAAATGTGCACCATTTCAGCTAAAAACTGtcgaaatattttcattttattatgtattaccaTTTCGTTGAAAATAACACTTAGactataaaatgtattcataACAAAGTATTTGCATACATAATTCTatgaatgtttatttaaaaatactccaTCGATgcatataatatgaaaattgtggCGTCGAAACGAATATTGCCATATACTACAGATGTCGCCtgactttaaaacaattataatgtGTTGATTTTCAATTATCAGACAGTCATGAAGTTAGGCGCAAACTGTATACGTTACATTAATAGAAACTATTGTTTAAGAGGTCCATAGATTTGTTCTAAATTGTACTTCATATCGTTTGGCAGTGACAACAATATACTAACAAATCTTGTTCACGAACTGCCTAAAACCTAGTATAAACTCTGAATAGACAACGTACGTTTCACTATAGACTCAAAAGACTCGATAAAAATAACCTTAAGCTTACCcggctaaaataaataacgagCAACGGTTAACTAAACCTACAACTAATCGTTATAAGAAACAAAAGACGTGCGTACTTCACGCGCgttaataaatctataaacaGCTCAATTTTCCTCATAACCACAAAGATATGCGCGCGTTAACCTTaactaaaatactaaatttgcattaaatttatatcgcATCGTTAGCCACAGGGGCAGAGATTACAAGCCTGCAAGAAATTAACTTAGCTAAATAGCCCTAAGGAAGTCCAATTTTATTCCACTCCATTGCCTCTTATGCACAGCACTGTTTCCGATTGTAACTTAGATCGTGTCTAAACCATAATATCACAATTTATGACGGCAccggattaaaataattcgtaTTCCTGATTTTGCAAGAGGCAACCCTTAAACACTGGACGCACATTATcacagtttttttattgagaCGCGTGCATCTCATGCTTTCGCCTTTTGGCGAGGTCGACACTGAACCATACATATGTATCCAGCATCGACATCACAGCCGCTCACCAGGAGGTTCATGAGGACACTCGATGATGATTGTGAGGTGGGCGCGGGCGCTGGAGAGGGGCTACGCTTCACACGCTTCGCGCAGGGCTCCTCCTCTTGTTTAAGAACCCTCTTTACACCCGTGTCCCATGAGGATATACTCTTATTTGGTATTAGACCTACAACACATGGATAATTAATGATGTGAACgagaacaaacaaatatatgaacGAAAGATGTATAGTCAACCTGGAtctgaataaatatttgtgatgAGATCTTGTGGAGGTGGTCCAGTAGGGGGAGCAGCCAGCAAACGCTGTAAAGCTGGCGCTGACGTCTGTGGCTCTGATGGCTGGGGTCTTGCCTGTCTGACATTGTCTGGTAAAGCACCCCACATGACTGCCGGTTCCAGAATAGGTAAGTCATCATTGATCGGAATGAATGGAGAGTTGCCATCGTCAATATCATTGTCCGACCTTGCGCTGTCATACGCATCTAACGATAATTCCGTTAATAATGAGGACTGTTCACCGGTCGATTCATTTTCCTTAAAAGTGACCaaacaactttaaatattaagtaacgtaaaatattatttctttaaattcaaatagaCGATCATTTTCATTACCTGACGTTCAGGAGATGACAGCAAAGAGTCTGCTATCAAAGAATCTACGGGCGATCCATTTGCTAGATCATCGCCGAGTAGACTACAATAATTGTCGTTCAATATAAACTCGTCAAACATATCAAAAGGACTGTTTTCCAAAGGAATACAAGTGTCACCAGCCGTGGGAGCCAAATGTGTCAGATCCTCGGGCTCGTCTTTTAGCactgcaataaataaataacgtaaGTGTATAATGATAAATAGGAAGATCATGGATACGGATGAAAGCAAAGCAAGCAATGGTACCTAAGCTGTCGCGTTTCAAGTTCCACTCACTTGTAAATCCCTCGTTTTGGGAGAACGTGAGATAGCCTTTGTTCATTTCTTTCTCTCTTGGTGCGAATATGAGCTCCGTGACAGGTATTGGGCGCTCCTCCTCGGGGAGGATTGCAGCCACAATGGCGCCGTTAGCCGGTTCAGATACACAGCTCGGCGCAGCTGTTCTAGTTGCGGTTGGAGTCACAACTGGTTTTAGGTCCGCATGCTGCACTTGGTGTGCAGCGAATACTTCATCTTTGGACTCGATACCGCTGAGAAAAAAGCAGAACATATAGATGAcgaaaataaacacaatataatCTGGTCTATCGGCTTTGGCTTTACTTAGAAGTGTGCAAAAAACGTGTTAATTTAATGGACGGTAATATGTGTGTATGATAATAGCAGCGCTCGATAATAGTCTATTGTTAATTAGTTTCACATACATAGAAACAGTAGGTGAGAAAAGTATATACACAAGTATAGTAAAATGAACTTATATATGCAGACAAGTAATCAGTCAACAGTGTTCAAGGACAACGATCAACCTGATAGTGAACGCAAgtagtaaaaactaaagattaaaaattttatattaagttataaaggATATTAATTCCACCATAAATGCATCTAGATACCGCTTTACAATACCTCGATTTAGATCTATTAAAGCCTTTTCCGCTGGACAATTGTTACGATAAGATTCCGAGATTTTTATAGGCACAACAGGCGTGGGCGGCGGAACAACAGAGAATAGAACACAGCGGaattgttaaactttaatacACTTGATAGTTATCAGTGTTAACATAATTGtaggattaattaataaatgtcaaGTGGTGAGATAACCCAAGAAGCTAAGGGAGTTATATTCAACATTTACGTCAATGATTTGAATAAGAATTTATCTATCAATAGTCGCGCAATAATATGTTGTTGACGCCTTAAGTTCAAGTTTTCATTAAcctcataaattaatatgtaaatttccGCTTGCATAGTATTCATAATATATGAGATCTACATAGTAACGAATTTGTCGGCGAGTCATTACGAAAAAGGCTATTCAAGCATTTAGCCGATTCAACTTAATGTTCATATCAAGAGAGGGTGTGTTACGTCGTTGCATTTACGCTTTGCCGAAAGTGAATTTATTGGAACGAGACGGAAGGATATTGTGATAGTAGGTTTGAACGAGACGCAATGATCATAGTAAGTACGACCTTGCCTGCTCCCCCTGCCGAAGCCAAACATCCCAAGTTTCCTTCGGGCGGCCATTCACCAGAATGTTAGTGAAACTGAATGCGCGCGCAGTAACAACACGAGGTATCGATTGCCGGTAGGATAttttagaacaaaatattgttaaggTACACAATGCCGAATTTTCTCAAAACTTAGACCTTTCTTCGTTACCTATtgtgatgtaattttttttgaaacaattgaacttgtttaataaacaaattaaaatagatgtcattcatattttttcgCCGATGTTCAGATTGAGCAGATGTTTGTTCGACCTTGGCCGTGATAGCGCTGAGCGGGTAACGAAattcaacaataataattacatctCCACGGTCGAGGGCACAGCCTTGAAATCTCTAGGTTGTTATCGTTTAGAAAGTGAAAATATAGTTTCGTATATaactttgaaatttaaaaagttttcagtAAAAAAAAGATCGAAAATTACGCCCAGTTTACCAAGGGAAAAAAATACGAATGacttttctatattttcatactaaaacaaacaatttaaaactcATAAACTCCCTACATAAGCACATAATTTCGGCATGACTACACCTATGTCTAGTAAAAAATCATGATTAtcgcaataaatatttacgctAAAACTTTTTGATCCCGATAAGATATGCAATCAAGGACACACAATTACAGACAAGTTTACACTTAAATACAACATTGATAAGAATGTAGTGGAAAAGTTCAACAACacaaagtatattaattacaagttAGACGATAAACATCATTGAGAAAATGGCGCTGAGACCGGCGCGGGAGTCAAGGCCGAGCTGGTGGCGCGCTTATGTAACGATTGAAGGCGGCGGGGGACGCTAGAACTAATTTTAGATGATCTCACAAAACGCAGCTAAAGATGCGGCCGCAATGCTCGGCGTTTAACCACCGATGCAGCTCgctaatttattgcaagaaaaACAACATTCTCCACAGGCtataaacgtaaataattcTACCTACACATCACAACTAAACACGACACGAGCACCATGCAAATGCAGCTATTGTTCTATGGATGCACAAACGAAATGTGATATTACGAGTACGTATTATTGGTATCCActaattaatcatttatatcCAACCGTATGAAAGAGGTTAGGTAACAAATACGCGATGCCAATTGCCAACACAACATTGTCATTACACTTTTCACCATCACTGACGCGCAAAAACACTTCTTACCATTTTGATTAACTGAGTATCAAAGTTTGCGTGGAGTTTGAGAGCGAACAGCTGATCGAGTTTGGAGTTCGCCGGTTTTAGGCTGTACGGACAGGTACGCTTTGCATGAAGTCCGTGGCGCGAATGATATGGGAGCTGCTATTGGCGGTGACGACGGCGCACTCAGCACTGTGACGCGACGAAACTAAATACACGACGAGGCGAGGCGCTGATAAATATTCGATGGTTACCGCTTCGTTCATTCGCCAGCCACGATATGAGATAACAGGGTTCGCGTTCCGCCGGTGGTATCACGGACAGGTTGAATCGACATCAGTAACCCATCAAGTGATTGTCACTCAAGTGGGTTAGATATGTGCGAGGACTCAAAACCATTAAGGAGATAAACCATTAagagaataataataagttaacgATAGTATTATCGCTATAACCAAAACAGTTATGATtctctattattaaataaatttcaacgtATAATAACTGAAAATTCCTCTTAAATCACACATAATCATAATAGTGAATATTAATTGTAGTAACGAATTGGAAAATTATCGAAAAACGCTAGCAATATATGACcgatgttaaataataattctcatAGCAACtaagaagttttaaataaatagctatTAAATACTTGCGATTGTGTCGTCAGCagtcaattaatattataattatgtgtaGATGCGTTATAAAGAAATGttcattttattaagatttatttagtaGGTAGCAACACACAACCGATTTGAACAAATATCTACATACGTATGTAAAGCaactttttaatagaacagacACAATTCTGAGCCTGTCTCCTCCAATATTGCCTTTATAATTTGTCTACTCGACCCTCAATAAAGACTTAATTCAGTTAGGTCATACAAATCATACAACTACTGATGTAACATTTCTAGGGTTACACTCGTTTTCATTAAGCAACCGTTTCAATTTCAATTAGTTCCTCTTGTATGCTTCTATACACTTATCAACATTATATCGAACAAATAATTTCGTACTTTAGTGGTTGTTGCAATGGTTTTGAAAAATGGTTTCTTTCGGCTCTAGACAAAAGCAATACAGGAATAATTCCTAAGTAATGCCTTCAATGCAGGCGACGCTAGTAAAGATGTCAAAAGCTATAGAAAAATACCATTTAATCAATCAGACATTATAGTGGAAGCCAAACGCGGCTCTTAACAAT contains:
- the LOC123716434 gene encoding hypoxia-inducible factor 1-alpha isoform X3 → MIKAEMASKPATQKRRNNEKRKEKSRVAARCRRTKEMQIFNELTAALPAKKEEVEQLDKASVMRLAISYLRVRDVVSMLPADTDAPTLQSPKGLEEVQSELSYMKALDGFVLVLSQQGDIVYCSENIAEHLGVSQMEIMGQSVFEFSHPCDHDEIREALRASKVGRRDMLLRLKCTITAKGRNVHLKSASYKVIHLTGHMLTEEKPENDEIDKKDGVKLNNNGALVAVGRPIPHPSNIEIPLDSKTFLTKHNLDMKFTYTDEGLMNTLGFDAGDLNGRSLYDYHHAADSASLAHQFKSLFSKGQCETGQYRFLAKSGGYAWVQTQATVITDKQQKPISVVCVNYVISGIESKDEVFAAHQVQHADLKPVVTPTATRTAAPSCVSEPANGAIVAAILPEEERPIPVTELIFAPREKEMNKGYLTFSQNEGFTSEWNLKRDSLVLKDEPEDLTHLAPTAGDTCIPLENSPFDMFDEFILNDNYCSLLGDDLANGSPVDSLIADSLLSSPERQENESTGEQSSLLTELSLDAYDSARSDNDIDDGNSPFIPINDDLPILEPAVMWGALPDNVRQARPQPSEPQTSAPALQRLLAAPPTGPPPQDLITNIYSDPGLIPNKSISSWDTGVKRVLKQEEEPCAKRVKRSPSPAPAPTSQSSSSVLMNLLDMERARQENISTNYRLVLNPQLPIPNRNIPIPVINIIQANKQCEHAPIIRASSAPMSPLSLNVGQYSLPCSPNYSPVGSPMKVQSTPQSLSPASSYTYSPARLVSPTGALQGYDPYLSNKMQVSPGFPMQNEMLLDPNVSLASNDFWPDTGVIQNTSDLLIAFDDVKLV
- the LOC123716434 gene encoding hypoxia-inducible factor 1-alpha isoform X4, producing the protein MIKAEMASKPATQKRRNNEKRKEKSRVAARCRRTKEMQIFNELTAALPAKKEEVEQLDKASVMRLAISYLRVRDVVSMLPADTDAPTLQSPKGLEEVQSELSYMKALDGFVLVLSQQGDIVYCSENIAEHLGVSQMEIMGQSVFEFSHPCDHDEIREALRASKVGRRDMLLRLKCTITAKGRNVHLKSASYKVIHLTGHMLTEEKPENDEIDKKDGVKLNNNGALVAVGRPIPHPSNIEIPLDSKTFLTKHNLDMKFTYTDEGLMNTLGFDAGDLNGRSLYDYHHAADSASLAHQFKSLFSKGQCETGQYRFLAKSGGYAWVQTQATVITDKQQKPISVVCVNYVISGIESKDEVFAAHQVQHADLKPVVTPTATRTAAPSCVSEPANGAIVAAILPEEERPIPVTELIFAPREKEMNKGYLTFSQNEGFTMLKDEPEDLTHLAPTAGDTCIPLENSPFDMFDEFILNDNYCSLLGDDLANGSPVDSLIADSLLSSPERQENESTGEQSSLLTELSLDAYDSARSDNDIDDGNSPFIPINDDLPILEPAVMWGALPDNVRQARPQPSEPQTSAPALQRLLAAPPTGPPPQDLITNIYSDPGLIPNKSISSWDTGVKRVLKQEEEPCAKRVKRSPSPAPAPTSQSSSSVLMNLLDMERARQENISTNYRLVLNPQLPIPNRNIPIPVINIIQANKQCEHAPIIRASSAPMSPLSLNVGQYSLPCSPNYSPVGSPMKVQSTPQSLSPASSYTYSPARLVSPTGALQGYDPYLSNKMQVSPGFPMQNEMLLDPNVSLASNDFWPDTGVIQNTSDLLIAFDDVKLV